The window CAGGCAAGAGGCCTGGCTCCCCTGGCTCAGCATGGGAGGCTGCTTCGTCATGGGCAggaagggctggggctgggaaaaACTCGTGGTTTGGGTTTTACCCACGCCTGGACAGAAGGAGGATGGTGGGGTGGGCACAGCTGTGGCCGGGGGGTCTGGAGGCTGGTGGCTTTATGGAAACCAGGACAAGCTCCACTGACGAGAGGATGGATGGGCGCTGCTGGACGGGCAGAGGCTCCCACGCGATGGACTCGCTGAGGGGAGCGCATCTGGAAGGATAGATGCAATGCGTCCTGCAGTATGTTTCTTAATTGGAGGTTCCATCATTTCTTCCCTAAGCGTTTCCACTGCCTGGCTAAAAATGGTATCTAAAATTAGCTCCCCCAGATAAAGGCATTTTTGTCATATTTAGTACATTcctataaaaacactgaaagccAGCTGTTTGCGCTGGGTTACAGAGACAAATCTGTTTGTAACTATAATGATCTGGCATTGTTAGTGCTGGAATTAatagttgtgctttttttttttttttatctgtctaCATCCTATGCTCATTTTTTCCGTACTGAGGTAGTGCCAGAGGAAGCATTATAAAGGCTATATAATTAAAACCAGAAGTGCCTTGCAGTGAACTTAACAGTAAAAGCTAATGGAATTTCTAGCAAAAAGAAATGCCCTGGAGGACTAGTTGGGAAGGAACTCGGAAGGACTCGGTGCTGTTGCTGTTGCGGATTTTAGCTGAATCTGTACAGTTGAAAGGAGTCGAGATTGCGATTTTTCTCATGCCAGCTGAAGTTCTCTGTGAGCGCAGTCACCAACTGCTGGATGCAGTCTGTGAGGCCGGGGGCACCGAGCCAGGACCCACCTTGCCAGTTCCCAGTTCCCACTCCATccatcagtgccaaaacccctACAGCCCAGGAGAGTCCACGTAACCCAAATGGACTGCTGTCTGCTGCAGTGACCTAGGCCAGGGGATGCCGGGCCTGTGAGACAGGTCTTGGTCACCAGAGCACAGCTGTAGGCCTGAGACCTGGCTCAGTGACTCTTTGGGCACTGGCTCCCTGTCCTGAGCTTGGGCAAGTTTCTGCCACGCAGGGATCTGGTGGGGAGCAAACTTCTGTTCCTCACTGAGTGGTGCCACTTGTGTCAGTGACAAGGGGCTACAGggcctttgtttgtttgtgcaaGTCGTAAGAAGCTTCACGTGCTCCTAGGCAGGACTGGATGAAGTGGCTGGTGGAAAGACTGTACAGGAGCACACGTTGCCAAAACTCTTCTTAGTCATCTGTGATCCCAAAACATTACTGCTGATATCTCAGGGGCCAGGAGCTTGCCTTGCAGGACTTTGACACCATCAGCTCAGCTGATATCAAATTTAGCCTGCCATCCTAAAGCTTGGGTCCAGGCTGGTGGTACAGATGTGGTACAACTTGGCCAAGAAATGGGCACTCAAAATGGTTTGATCTGTGAGGAAATACACAGGGATCTGTGTGAAATTTAACATCAGGTGTGCCTCAGGGAAAGCAAGCACCTGATACGCTGATAAGACACTGCACGACTGTCAGTGACAGCAAGACCATTCCCTTGGTGAGACGAGAGCCAGAGCAGACAAAACGGAGGACACACAATAAAAAACACTCCTGTGCTGGCAGGGCTGAGGGCCAAGAACCTCTCATCTCCCTGTGGGATTGCTGTGACTTTGGCCAGATGCAGTTTGTGGGGCCAGCTGAGCGTGCCTCAGGCTGCGGGTGAAGGGCTCGGGGGCCGCTGCGAGGCCTCGGCAGCAGCTCACCTAGGTGGGCAGGAGCTCGGTTCCTCCTGGGGCTCTGGATCGCCAGCAGCAGCTCGGTTTCTCCAGAATCCAGGATGGAGTAGTGAAAATAAGCTGTAATTAGTGGCCACAAGTATTTGCCGTCCTTCTCTGCTGCAGAGGAACTGGGCTGCAGCCAAGCGAGAGTGGAAGCCAAAGGGTTCAGCACAACGCAGAGGCCCGAGCAGTTTCTTAAACATAGGCTTATAGGCACACACCAGAAGTTTCCTTCTTGGCAGATACAGACCCTGAAAAATGTGGCAAGGAGAGCAGGATGTTCAGTCAGCCCTTTAATAACAAACAGCTGTAATAAAATCCGGGCTTCCTGCAagtcaaaataaattttgcCACCAAGTTAGCTGTAGCCAATGCTTCAGCTCGTGTAGCTGGAAAACGTCATGGTGAAGAGGAGCAAAGTGGTGAATTTTCTACTTCCATTTGgacttttctccttcttctctcaTCTTTTTTATCTGGTCCTTCACGACGATGCTGTGTGCCACTGCACCTTTCCATAGCAGCTGGCACcttgcagcagcaacagcaatcCCTATAGAACACTTTGTGCCTGGCTGATGGGGGAAATTTTCAAAGGCTGCCTTCACTCCGGCTCTCTGACTTCAGAGCACAAACCCAGGAGGCAGATGGCCAGCTTGACTTCGGGGTCACCGGCACTCTTGCCACTTTTGGTAAGAAGGGAAGTCAAGGCTGAGGGCAGGCCCCTGTGTAAACCTCTGGTTGGTTACTGAAATGTTGAGCCATCCAAAATACACAGAcgtctcccctctccctccccccttattttttttcattccctcaTTCTTTCTGGAGACAAGCATTAAAGGAAAATTGCAGCATGCTATTTTCAGAGCTGCTACATGTTTTTTGACTCGTTGGCATCCCAGTAAAGCACCGACCTGCCAAGGGCATTTATCCCTGTATCTTGGCTCCAAAATGAGATCCAAGTTTCACAGCCATTAGGCAGCAGAGCCGATAAACGCTGCGATTTAGAAGTTGCTTAATGGAATCTTTTGCCCCAGAAGACATTTGGAGTAAAACCTGGAGTGATGCTTAAGGCCAAAGAGTAAGCTTTCAAAGCAGTGTGCTGGGCTGGAGGTGAGCAGAGACAGGGCTGCCAGGCTTTCAACCAGGCCGGTCCTAGGGATAATGGGTGGCTGGCCAGCCCGCAGCCTGCTGCCCTAAGAGTGGGTACCCGTACTGTGTGGGACGTGGGCACTCATCCTGGCAAGAAGTTCAGGGTGCTGGAAAGGAGCAGGATGAACTGTGGCCTCTCCCCTGGTGTCTTCACTTTGGACAGAAGGTATGAAGATGGGAAGGACCAATGCCCCTGGGAAGGGGATCTTAGGGACAAAGGACTGAAGGAGAGGGATGAGGTAACTGTGAGATTTTCTTCTCACAATAAATTCGACCTCAGATCAGCATCTCTTGGATGCTGTTCAGTGCTGAAAGGAACTGCTGGATCCAAACTGCAAACAGATCTCGTGGTCATCTCTCACCTCACGCTGACTCCAGAGGGTGCTGCCAAGGCTACCCTAATGGTGGGAGGTCAGATGCAAGTGCCAGATCCTCGCTATGAACTACAAGGTTATATCAAGTACTGAGGTGTAAAGCCTACTTGCAAAAACAGGACAGTAACAGATTTTAATGATAAATCTAGAGTCCTGTTGCAAAGAATCAGGCATGCCAGGCTTACCTGCTCTGTAGAGGCTTTCACTGGCACTAACCCATAAATGTAGGACAGCAAATTATGGGCTTGTCTCAGATATGCAGTCATAAttctttctcacttctgctgcatTTGTACCTCACGGTAACAAGCACATACTGCTACAAGTAGGTCATGAGCAAACTTGGGCAGCAAAGTCCAGGGGCCTGTCTGTGAACAACGCCTGCAGAGCTGAGTTTTGCATCTCCTGCGCGTGACTTGCCAGCCctctgggggtgctgctgctgagcagcgaACAGGACTCACTGCTGGGTGCTGCTACGGTACCCACAGCCATGACCTGGaagccagctctgtgctgcctgaAGCAAGGGTGCCACCAGGGTCCTCATTGACCCTCAGCAACTACAGCAGGAGTCACCAGTAGCTAACTTGATCTACAACCTGCTGGTCTCAGGCAGATGGCCACAGCCTTTTCTGCGCTGTCTTTATTCAGTTATGAGACCTGCTGACTCCAATCACCCAGACAACCCCCAGAGGCTGCAGATTTGCCCTTTAGAATGGATTTTTTAAAGTTAAGATAGAGCTCAAACAAGGCTGAGGAGAGCTATGTGTAAGCCAGATCCTAAATATAGTTGGAACACCACCCCTTAATTGGCTGTCGAGTCTCTCCAAACCAAATTCTTCTTCAAATGCCTTTTTAGTTGTTGATAGAAATTTAGCTCAAGCATAAAACAAATTGAGCTGCTTTTCAAAATACACTTCTGTGAAAAGTGGAGGTGGGCATGCAGAAGAAGAACCAGCCTTGTAGCTAAGTGTTTGAATCTCTTATGCAGCAAGTTCTCTAAGGGTAAGACAGAAGGCAGCAAGTGAGGCTACCCAGTGGCCTCTGCCAGCATCTTTTTGTGCCGTACTTTAAAACCTGTAGGTAACCACCCACTGACAGCACAACTGCATGAAACAGTCAATGGTATTTCTGGTCATATCCACCAAGTATAGTTTTCAGATTCCTCCTACAGTATTGCTCCAGATACTGATTTGGACTACCTGAAGATATGGGGTTTGTGTGTTAAGTTTAAAATCCACTATagcaaagttaaaataaattacagtctTCAAAGAAGTCCCAAATCTCCTGTCCCCAGCTGTCAGGTAAAATGATAAAGCAAATTATTTCCCCAGACAGTCTCACTTAGAAGTTTGAAAAACGGCTGTAGTgtagagatttatttatttatttatttattttttatatgaaaaactTGGTTTCTAAATTCTAAACCAGATTGTTCTTGACTGCCTCTTAGGGAAATTCAACATGTACCAAACAACTCCAATGGCACTGAGGAGAGCAGGGTGCAAGCGACAGAACACAAAGCAGTACAAAAGCCTTGTATGTTCTATTTAAAGTGACTTTATTAAAACATTGTTAATATAAAATGTGACCAAGTacaattttttttgtaagaatgtttaataaaaacatatgaaagaaagaaggagcaTCAACTCTTGtcaaagcacaggaaaaaccTACCAGGATAAGTAAAAAGTTCTGCAGCATGTTCTACCAGCTGGTCCCAATGTGTATTAGGGTAGAGTTAGCCAATGGAAGAGACAGACAGCCCAGGTTCTTCTTTAAGAGGCTTCAATGTAGTCAGCAGAGATTTAATGTAACGCTCCTCAACAGTAGGAGGCTTTGCTTTAAGATCTGCCCCTATCAAAGTAAGATTAGAATGCACATCTTTACACTGGATTTAAAACTTTTCAGCAGCTGAATGCATAGAAAATTAGGTTCAATGGCAAAGGTAATATCCAGGGTTAGCATTTCTCAGCTTTGAAAAGAAGGTGCAAGTCAATACTAATTATACACCTGAGGAGGTTTTGCTGAAGGTGTTCTAAGCTGTATTAATGCCGGATGCTTGTAAGGAATCCTAAAAAAAGGGCAGCTAAGAAAAAGCCAGCTGTAAAGCCTAGGccaataaaaacaatgaaagtaTTTTGTGAACTGCTGAATGCAGAGACAATATCCCGAATTACAGGAATTTGTACATCTCAAGAAGGATGTAAAGAAGCTTTCAGAATTCTATAAATAAGTCTGTGCAATGGCTTATATTCTGGCAATCTGCCCCCTTAGCTACGAAACCTTTTAAGAAAACACTTACTAGAAAAACTGGAGGTTTGGGGCTTCTATTTTTCAGGGGGTAGGAGGGCAGCTTACGGCATCTTCCTTGATCACCAAGCAAGCTTTTAATGCTCTATCAGCACACAATGCTTGTTCGGAGTAGGCGGTACAGCAATTAGAGGCGAGGACTCTTCCAGTACATTTCCAACCCTTCCTGTAACAGCCTCACAGCAGGCAGaagggagccctgcagcagccggtTCTGCACATGCAGCTGCCACGGGCATCCAACCAAATGCCAAGCACTAACCCAGGAGAAGCCTAGCACTGGTATGGTCTAGTAGATGGCGACCTTAGGGCTTTGGCGGGGACCCGCTCGAGCCGTTAGAGCCCCGTGTTTTGCCTTCTACCCCAAACAAATGCTACGggactattgctgaggtaaaggGAAGGTCAGACCTTTGGCATCGGAGCAGACCACCCACTGGTTGTGCGTAGGGGAAGTTAAGGCTTCGAGGTGAGGTAAACACAGTGAGAGTCAGTGTGTAAACCATGCTGCATTTCAGAGACAACGGACTCACATGACAGCTAACCTTGTTCTCTACATTTAAAACACCACACGAAGATCATCCGAAAGCACAACTGCTGAGGGCCACCTTGAGATGCCTCTTTGCACCTCGGGAACAAATGTAACCCAGATGTCGAATGCTACCCACCAGGAGGAAAAAGCACCAAAGTTGATAAGTCCTTGAGACGATaagctgcttaaaaaaaacaaagaagccTCATACAGCTATGACCTCCCATAAACATAGTGGTTTCCTGACACAAAGGTAATCCACACTCCAGCAATCACCAATGCTGTGCATCCAGCACTACTGCTACGAGTTATGCTCTAGCAAGGAGGCAGTGAAATCATTAGGCTTGTGTTCCCTGAAGACAGTTTCTCCCAATTGTAAGGTGTTGTCTCGTTTCCCTTCCGCCCCCAAGTCTTTAATCCAAAGACCAGAAACACCCGTCATTTTCCCAGGTCAtttttctaacactcttctgGTTAACTTAGCAGATTTGTAGGGTACAGACACAGTGCTTCTTTGGATCCATCATTTTGGCAATGCCTTTGCCctcttcaaaagaaaagtattttcataaAAGTGGTATAAAAGTTACTTTCAAACTAAATGAGATAGAGAAATCAATACAATTCTTCTGTAAGTGTATTTTTCGTACTGTTTTTGCTAGTTATCTAAAGTACGGAGTTCTTTGCTTATTTGGAACCATTGCATATGCTATGCTATGCCATTACTTACAGGCCATGCTAGCAAAGTTTCACATGAAAATAGCAACCTGTTTCTGTAGGTTCCACTTCTTGGATGTGGAGACTCTCGTTTATTTCTCTTTAACGAGTATTTGGTAACTTCTCCCACCTTCTCAATACAGTGGCTACTAAAAAAAAttgacagattttaaaaaataagtccaAATGAAACCACACATCtatcactgtttaaaaaaacaaaaatgcatctGGTATTACAAAAGTTTATACAAAGGCAACATTTAAGAGTTTGAAAGTTACTTCTAGAAAAAGACACAAATACTAGTAAATTAACACACAAGGAGAAAGATATTCCACTCCTTCCCAAAATTGGTTTGAACTATTTTGATGCATCTTTTACCAGTTGTCTAGAAAATCAAAGCCAGTCTTCAAGATAACATTGCTTGTACTAGTCtgcaagagaagagaaaaaaaatgaaatgagatgTGGTTGTTAATTATGGTATTACAAACTCAGTACTTGACTGCTTATCTGCAAAAGAAAGCTTAAAATGTTGTCTGCCGCTATTTCAAGTCTTTCACCTTGCTCTAGCATGCCTAAGAACCTATGCCAGAAAATGCTAGACATGAAGATACACTCACGATGGCCAAAGAGGCAAATccagataagaaaaaaatccttgtagTGGTCTGAAGGCAAAATGCTATTTTACTCATGAAGATCAATTTTCAGACTAGAGTGGGAATTGCagagaatgaaacaaaaaaaaaaaaacaccagagaaCGTAGGCATTACTAATTCAAATGGATTGTCTGTTACAGTGACAGACAGCTGCTTCCAAAAAACTGCATGTTTTAAACCCTGCTGACAAGTTACCAGGCTTTCAAAAACGTGCttgctcctgcagcactgcgCTGCCAGCCATGGCATTTGAGGCGATTTCACCTTTTAGGAAGACTGCTCCGGGGACACGTCTGAGTCTCTGGAGTCTCTTCCTAGAGCACGACCTATCTTCATTTCCTCTTTCTGGAATCACTTCCCTTTTTTGGGGAAAGAATCcagaaaggaaatgagaatTCTTTCATGGATCTTTCTCTGCTACTCTGCTCACATTTTGACATGGGAGGATTGTTTCTGCACGGAGAGGAAAACCAGGCTTTTCAAACTATTCCAGTTGGCTAGAAAACACTCACAGAGGAATTAACGCTGAACAAATCATTAATTTGTACGAAATCATGGCAAAGTCCTTatctaaaattaaataactACTGCAGTCACAATTTGTGGCAAAACAGCTTCAGAAGAGTAATGCCTTagctccaggaaaaaaaataatggctaAACACAGGGCTCCAAATGCTGAAGTGGCTTAAGTAATGTTCTCTCATAAGTGCTGCCACTCACTTTGCTTTCAAGTATGTACCTCAGCCTGCATCTTTCTGACCTTACATCATCTTGTTTGGAATTTAAACAATCACCAGTGTGAAGATATGGTATGAAAAGCTACGTGACATGCTTGAGGTGTACAGCAATATGTCAGGCGTATGCCTGAGTGCAGTGCTACAGACCCCAAACAGAACTGCATGGCTTTGTTTCAACCACAACTCTCCTTCTCGGCTTCAGTTTTTAGGCTTCacatctctttcttttctttccctcaccATGTCATATCCTGTTGTTCCCTctcttttctcacaggtcaGCATCTGCTTTTTAAATAGCTCCAACGGGCTATTGAGCTGCTTGaggatattttttgttgttgagctatttgtttttctttaagaaaaagaaaaacacattcagaAGGCTAATTTTGGGAGCTcattccatttccattttggactttaagagaaaatacttttgaaagcCGCCCAGCTGCTTGGGACAAAACACTGGGAAGTGGCTGCCGGGCTACTGCTTAAAACAGCTGAGAAACGAGCTCACCATTCACTGCTAAGCTGCGTGTACCAAGAAAATAGCCTAGACTCTAGCTGATCCACTATTCAAGTTGAGCTTTTTCCAATGAGTGTTCtgctgttttaagaaaaaaaaatagttttatttatttatttatttacttgatATAGTAAGCTCTTTACCCTAAAGTGTTAGGTAGCTTGCTATCAGTCAGCCAATGGATGCCATGTCAGTGTTTCTTGTTATTATATCCAAATGATGCCCTCATCCTATGAATTTTActatattaaaaaacacttgACTGAAACAAACAAGAGCAGTTAACAGGTTGGTTATATAGACTTCCCTAAAGTTGCAAGTTAAAAAACAGTAAGCTTAGTTATGGCTTAATGCTTATGGAATTCCTGATCTTCCAGAATGACCTTATCATATTTTAATgtgttgtatttgtttttaaatttaaggaTCGTGGATACAGCAGTCCTTACCTGTCCAGGCGTTTGTGGATCTGAAAGTATAGTACCATCGTTATCTTCCTTGTTTGTCCTAGAAGATGCCAGGTACTGCGGTGggtcaggaagaaagaaatcatCTAGAGAACTAGCAGGGAGCTGAGAGGGTCGAGGTTTCTCCCATTCGAGAGATACAGAAGGTAGACTGGGGGCTACAGACTTCTCTGGTTTAGTGACGCTGGGCTTCTCGGCTTTCACCACCTCCTTTGGAGCAGACTCCTGtctgcagaaggagggcaggggtttctctcctttctccatGGACTTGATCTGGCTGGGGGTCAGGGACTGGAACTCAGACTTGTCTCCTTCGAACTTGGAGCGCTCTGCATTTATCTTCCAGAAGGAAGACTCCTCATCCTTTCTGGGTGCTATCAACCCATCAGAGCCGGGGGTCTTGGCAGCCTGAGAAGGTTTAGGGACTTGGACACCAGGTGCTGCTTTAAGTGGCTGCCTCTGTTCGTTTTGCAGCTGGGCACCACCTTGCTCTTGTATGGACAGAGATGCAACGCTGAACTCCATCTGACTCTGTTCAAggttaaaggaaagaaaaaagagtatttCAAAGCCCTTCATAACGTCAGTTTTGAACTTCTGATCTTGATGCATACAGATAACACCTTCACCAACAGCCAGGCAACTCCCACACAGCAAAGCTAActcattttttccataaatgTCTATCTTTCTAGCTACATTATAACAACTAACAAAAGACTGAAATGCAAGCAAATGTAGGAGTCCTAGACCTGCTGTAGAGGAGTcaggcagagagaaaacaatCATACTTGCATTACTCAGTGCCATCCAAGGTAGAAGTGCATAGCTTGCACAGCTCTGAAACATTAGAATAGGTGGGGATGCGTCTTGAAAGCTACAGATGTTTTACATGAGAAGATTACGCAAAAACGCACATGctttactgagcagctgaaAAGGCCGTCTTCCAGTAAGGTCTTCAATACAGTTGGCAACATGTTACAACTCCATCTACTTCCAAGATCAAAAATTAGATGCAATGGGTGTGTGTAATAAGCAACTTTTATGATTCTAATACTTAAAGTACATCTCTGAAATAAGAGAAACACCTCCAGCAGGACCAGTTCAACACTTACTCCAGagctgttttgcttttactCGCAATGAGGATGGCTGTACTCATTTCTGGGAAGTTACACTGGGTCAGGGAAGCAAGTGACCAGAGTTGAGGCATGAAACAGAGCTTGCAAGAGCCACCCCAAAGTGAACAGTACCACAAAACGTTCATTTTGCTTACCGCCACTCCGATACTCTTGATGTCACTTGGCACTGTTTAGGCTAAGAAAAGTTAAGCCTTATTTCACTCTGAGGAATCCCCAAGTGTTCCTGTATGTACTAGCGCACCACAGCAAGTGCCAGAAAAGAGCAATGTCATGCCTAGTATTTTGTATGGAAAATGGAacaaacaatgcaaaaaaaaaaccctgcattTACAGTTAGAGCTGCACTGTTGTCATTATGGGCTTGACTAGTTTTCAAAAAGCCTAGAGGACGTTTCAGATACTAGATTTGGTTATTACCTGCTGATACTTTTGAAGTTCATTACAAATTTGTAAAGTTTTCCcaattctctctctttcttgtcCCCTCCTGAATAAAATTGCAATAGCATCTGTGGATCTAGGTTTAAAACAAGTCCAAACTGCTCATCTGTTTTACTAGAAGTGTTTCAGACCTCTGTTATTGAACATGTTATGTTCAGATGGACTCTAGATCTGGGACTTGCACACCTAGCATTTAATAATCCGAAACTTCTCAACAAAGTCCAAATGTTAACCCTGCAACTCATTATTTATAAACCAAATTTGTTTCAAACTGTCAGCAGACAGCTACTTGTAAATCAATCATGAATTAACTTCTGAAGTTTCTAAAGAATTCGATACCTTGGGTGTTTTTCCAAGGTTATGGGCAAGGAAGCAGCAGGTTGCATGCTTCCATTAGGAATATACTGTGTCATCAAATGAGGCAGAACATAAACGCTGTGAGCAATTACAGCTCGGCTGGATTCAGGTGCGAGTCCTTACCTAAGAGCTCAACTCCCTGCTCCACCCTCAAAAAACAGAGGGAAACcacaatgctttattttttatttgtcttttcaaACCCAAAGTCATGACTTAAAGACAAGAACAGGAGAGAAATTCTGTGTTAAACCACCTAGGAGTGCAATGATGCTGAAGATGATTTGCAGTGACTGCCATTCCCTGTATTACATCATAGGGATTCATTTCCCCAAGAACACTTGGCAATACTGTTGAATTGAGATTTACCACCCTGAAATTAAGATGCATTAAGAGTCACAGCTGACAAATTCCAAGCTCAAAACaatacaaagcaaacaaaaccccacaacacaaTATTAAGTAGACCTGCATTTCACCCATATCAAAAGAAAAACGtaattttttcagtttgtttttattgcacCTTGGAAGACTTGATTCCTACATGACAATGTACTTAAAACAATGCTACTTTTTGTCCTTCAGCAGTAGCCTTTTCCTTCTTGTGAGCAGCCTGTCCCAAGGCTTACACAGGAGCTCACATTAGCTGAGGGCCATCACAGCAGCAGTTTCAGTAAAACAGCCAAGTGCCAAGAGCAGAGAggggccaccccagccccacacctaCCAGATTGGTGTTGGAACCAAAATCAGGGCAAAACACTGACAGAAGGGCAGCGGGGGCCTGCTGgatcaaaaataagaaaaaaaaaaaacaaaaccaccaagaTGGCTTTGCCCTTCAGCAGTAGCAGGATACACAAATAACATCAGGTCTCCTGGAAAATCTCTGTGTTGTGGAGCAGAAGCCTCTTCCTGTGGTCACGTCGTGTTTTCTTTCACAAGGGCCCAAACGTCAGCTGAGAGCCCTGGTTTGGAAGCAGCGGGCTGCTTCTGGTGAAGAGGAGAGCGTGGCACCACAGGAGAGCCTCGGGCAGTTTTACCCTTTCCAACCCACTCGTCGGTGTGTGTCTGGGAGAAGATATGCTTTTGTCTTATAGATGGAAGACCTTGCAGTGGCATGGGGTCGCACACATCTTTGTATTTTCACAGGACTGTGGATGAGGCAGTCATCCCAACCCAAAACTGATTCCGGGGAATAATGTACCAAAATAAGACCACAGTTTGAGTAGCTGAAGTGTGAGATTAAATCTAACAAAAAATAGAAGCTTggtttgagaaagaaaaatatctgcttCTCGGTTTGGACACAGCTTCTGTAATTTTGCTCTCAATTCTTGGAGATTTTCATCTTTCATGTGGTGAAGGAACTTTCTGAATATTCATTAAATCGGTTTTCTGTGTAGATGTTCTGTCTAATTTAAACTAAATCTACTTTATCtacctttgaaataaaaaagagctAACCTCCCCTTTCTTGGTCAGTCTCTAATACCACATTCAGTGCACAGCTATGGGTGACCGTAACTTCCAGCTTCACAGGAAAGGCCCACACAACGTTTAAGATCACATATTTGTGTCACAGCCTGGTTTGGAAATCAAATAGTTCCTTCCCAGGAACTTCTGGGGGTCAGTCACaagttttctat is drawn from Anas platyrhynchos isolate ZD024472 breed Pekin duck chromosome 3, IASCAAS_PekinDuck_T2T, whole genome shotgun sequence and contains these coding sequences:
- the C3H1orf198 gene encoding uncharacterized protein C1orf198 homolog; the encoded protein is MASMAAAIAASRTAVMNGNRPLDERERKRFSYFSSLSPMARKIMAEKERIRERYGPEWERLPPRQQDEIIDRCLVEPHVQARYAAHRGAARPPPPPSSYPSLRLNTGQKLVRFGDEDITWQDEHSAPFSWETKSQMEFSVASLSIQEQGGAQLQNEQRQPLKAAPGVQVPKPSQAAKTPGSDGLIAPRKDEESSFWKINAERSKFEGDKSEFQSLTPSQIKSMEKGEKPLPSFCRQESAPKEVVKAEKPSVTKPEKSVAPSLPSVSLEWEKPRPSQLPASSLDDFFLPDPPQYLASSRTNKEDNDGTILSDPQTPGQTSTSNVILKTGFDFLDNW